In Scyliorhinus torazame isolate Kashiwa2021f chromosome 9, sScyTor2.1, whole genome shotgun sequence, a single window of DNA contains:
- the slc25a51b gene encoding solute carrier family 25 member 51b produces the protein MDTEAQNRPKDLVLGSTQELAEQISCIGPAKYYVCGYFAAFTNIAITFPIQKVLFRQQLHGLTTVDAIRQLKQDGFRNLYRGILPPLLQKTTTVALMFGLYEDFSCLLKRTTNAPELFNRSVSAVLAGTAEAVLTPFERVQALLQVRRHHNRFKNTFHAFKVLRAYGIKEYYRGLVPILLRNGPSNALFFALRGPVKQCLPEANTYSVNVLNDFICGGFLGSMLGIMFYPINVVKARMQSQFGGEFQTFTNVLRQIWSERDGKLSHLMRGVHLNYHRSILSWGIINATYEILLKLL, from the coding sequence ATGGATACTGAAGCACAGAACAGACCAAAGGACCTTGTCTTAGGGTCTACACAAGAATTGGCAGAGCAGATTTCTTGTATAGGACCTGCCAAATATTATGTCTGTGGCTATTTTGCAGCTttcactaacattgccatcaccttccccatccagAAGGTGCTGTTTCGACAGCAGTTGCATGGGCTAACAACAGTGGATGCCATCCGGCAGCTAAAGCAGGATGGCTTTCGCAATCTCTACCGTGGGATTCTGCCTCCACTTCTGCAAAAGACCACTACTGTTGCGTTGATGTTTGGCCTGTATGAGGACTTTTCCTGTCTCTTGAAGAGAACAACCAATGCTCCAGAGCTGTTCAACCGCAGCGTGTCTGCAGTATTAGCAGGGACTGCAGAAGCGGTGCTGACACCATTCGAGAGGGTGCAGGCTTTGCTGCAGGTTCGCAGGCATCATAACCGATTCAAAAATACCTTCCATGCCTTCAAGGTTTTGAGAGCCTATGGTATCAAAGAATATTACAGAGGCCTTGTACCAATACTACTCCGCAATGGACCTAGTAATGCATTGTTCTTTGCTTTGCGAGGGCCTGTCAAGCAGTGCCTGCCAGAAGCCAATACGTACAGTGTGAATGTTCTCAATGACTTCATCTGCGGAGGATTTCTGGGGTCAATGCTCGGAATAATGTTCTATCCAATCAATGTAGTGAAAGCACGTATGCAGTCACAGTTTGGAGGGGAATTTCAGACTTTTACAAATGTCCTCAGGCAAATCTGGAGTGAAAGGGATGGAAAACTGTCTCATCTAATGAGAGGTGTACACCTCAATTATCATCGATCAATTTTATCATGGGGCATTATCAATGCAACCTACGAGATCTTGCTTAAGTTGCTCTGA